A single Sphingopyxis chilensis DNA region contains:
- the apaG gene encoding Co2+/Mg2+ efflux protein ApaG: protein MIDSFFPFAATTGSITVRVAVSYLPEQSHPALGRWFWAYHVRVENHGDDAVQLISRHWRISDGRGQVSEVEGEGVVGEQPLIVPGGAYDYVSGCPLPTPEGSMVGSYAMELGDGSQMLVAIPHFPLQAPATAS from the coding sequence ATGATCGACTCCTTCTTCCCCTTTGCGGCGACCACCGGGTCGATCACCGTGCGCGTCGCGGTCAGCTACCTGCCCGAACAGTCGCACCCCGCGCTTGGCCGCTGGTTCTGGGCCTATCATGTCCGCGTCGAGAATCACGGCGACGACGCGGTGCAGCTGATCAGCCGCCATTGGCGCATCAGCGACGGGCGCGGCCAGGTCAGCGAGGTCGAGGGCGAGGGCGTCGTCGGCGAACAGCCGTTGATCGTGCCAGGTGGCGCCTACGATTATGTTTCGGGCTGTCCGCTGCCCACGCCCGAAGGATCGATGGTCGGCAGCTATGCGATGGAACTCGGCGACGGGTCGCAGATGCTTGTCGCGATCCCGCATTTTCCGCTTCAGGCGCCCGCGACGGCGTCATGA